The following nucleotide sequence is from Longimicrobium sp..
TCGTGCGGGCGAACTCGGCCATGCGGATGATGTCGTGCTCGTACGCCTCGAGCGTCTTTTCCGACAGCCCGCGCTCGAACCGCAGGTGGTCCAGGAACGGCTGGACGGCGAACGAGAGCGGCGGCGCGGGCTTGTCCGCGACCGGTGCGGACTGGCTCACTCGCGCGATTCCTTGCGGCTGCGGTACCACCACCAGAGCACGACGGCGCCGAGGACGGCCGCCGCGATGGCCAGGTATCGGCCCGACGCCTCCACGCTGGCGCGGATCTGCTCCCAGTTCTCGCCCGCGGTGGCGCCCAGGTATACGATCAGCCCGTACCACGCCGCGCTGGCCACCGCGATGGGCACGGCGGCGCGCCAGAAGCTCATCCCGCTGGTGCCCGCGAAGATAGGGACGACAGCGCGAAACGCCGGGAGAAAGCGGCTGATGAAGATCACCTTCACGCCGTGCTTGTCGTAGAAGCCGGACAGCCGCTCCATCTGCTTGGGCTGCAGCAGGAAGCGTCCGGCGCGTGTCCGGAAGAACGCGTCGCCGTACTTCCTGCCGACGGCGTAGATCACCAGCGCGCCGCCCACGTTGCACGCCCACACGATCAGGAATGCCATCCACGGGTTCACGACCCCCTGCCCCGCCAGGAACCCGCCGGTGAGCGCGATGACGTCCGCCGGCACGGGCGGAACGAAGTTCTCCAGCCCCGCGAAGGCGCCGATCACCACGTACACCAGGGCCTCGGGAAGCCCCTGCATCCACTCGATCAGCCGGTCGATGAATCCACCCACGTTGGTCCCTGCTCTCGTGTTTGTGCCAGGCTGCCCCGCGATCC
It contains:
- a CDS encoding DedA family protein yields the protein MGGFIDRLIEWMQGLPEALVYVVIGAFAGLENFVPPVPADVIALTGGFLAGQGVVNPWMAFLIVWACNVGGALVIYAVGRKYGDAFFRTRAGRFLLQPKQMERLSGFYDKHGVKVIFISRFLPAFRAVVPIFAGTSGMSFWRAAVPIAVASAAWYGLIVYLGATAGENWEQIRASVEASGRYLAIAAAVLGAVVLWWWYRSRKESRE